The following coding sequences are from one Candidatus Rokuibacteriota bacterium window:
- a CDS encoding class I SAM-dependent methyltransferase — protein MAYPVAEGIPIFLSHDPRFASARRVSGAYDSLYCRHPHPWRREGRDYGFFGFFASLLARFPANRFLELGCGEGDLLAAVTAGDKYAVDLSRVALELTRTKTDAHLSVALAERLPFPGEYFDLVAGVGVMEHFLDVHEAMREIWRVLRPGGHYVALTHVTLTLGERLVGKLTEYVMPRPRPVTALRWLIGRWQGAARPELVEQPIQNRYTTRDGARYFRASGFRLLDVIHTRRYPGLPLSGPWVVIYIARK, from the coding sequence GTGGCCTACCCCGTGGCCGAAGGCATCCCGATCTTTTTGTCCCACGACCCCCGGTTCGCCTCCGCGAGGAGGGTCTCAGGGGCCTACGACTCGCTCTACTGCCGGCATCCACACCCCTGGAGGCGGGAGGGACGGGACTACGGCTTCTTCGGGTTCTTCGCGTCCCTGCTCGCGCGGTTCCCGGCCAACCGGTTCCTCGAACTCGGATGCGGCGAAGGCGACCTGCTGGCCGCGGTGACGGCGGGCGACAAATACGCGGTGGACCTCTCGCGGGTAGCCCTCGAGCTGACCAGGACGAAGACAGACGCGCACCTGAGCGTCGCCCTGGCCGAGCGACTTCCGTTTCCCGGTGAGTATTTCGATCTGGTGGCTGGCGTGGGGGTCATGGAGCATTTCCTGGATGTCCACGAGGCCATGCGGGAGATCTGGCGGGTGTTGAGGCCAGGAGGGCACTACGTCGCCCTGACCCACGTGACCCTGACCTTGGGGGAGCGCCTCGTCGGAAAACTTACGGAGTACGTGATGCCGAGGCCAAGGCCGGTGACGGCCCTTCGCTGGCTGATCGGGCGCTGGCAGGGCGCGGCACGGCCGGAGTTGGTGGAGCAGCCGATCCAGAATCGATACACCACCCGGGACGGGGCGCGATACTTTCGTGCGAGCGGGTTCCGCCTGCTGGACGTGATCCACACGCGAAGGTATCCGGGACTCCCCCTGTCGGGCCCGTGGGTGGTGATCTACATCGCGCGGAAATGA